A section of the Ovis canadensis isolate MfBH-ARS-UI-01 breed Bighorn chromosome 1, ARS-UI_OviCan_v2, whole genome shotgun sequence genome encodes:
- the POGZ gene encoding pogo transposable element with ZNF domain isoform X1 — MADTDLFMECEEEELEPWQKISDVIEDSVVEDYNSVDKTTTVSVSQQPVSAPVPIAAHASVAGHLSTSTTVSSSGAQNSDSTKKTLVTLIANNNAGNSLVQQGGQPLILTQNPAPGLGTMVTQPVLRPVQVMQNANHVTSSPVASQPIFITTQGFPVRNVRPVQNAMNQVGIVLNVQQGQTVRPITLVPAPGTQFVKPTVGVPQVFSQMTPVRPGSTMPVRPTTNTFTTVIPATLTIRSTVPQSQSQSTKSTPSTSTTPTATQPTSLGHLAVQPPGQSSQTQNPKLAPSFPSPPAVSIASFVTVKRPGVTGENSNEVAKLVNTLNTIPSLGQSPGPVVVSNNSSAHGSQRTSGPESSMKVTSPIPVFDLQDGGRKICPQCNAHFRVTEALRGHMCYCCPEMVEYQKKGKSLDSEPSVPSAAKPPSPEKTAPVASTPSSTPIPALSPPTKVPEPNENVGDAVQTKLIMLVDDFYYGRDGGTVAQLTNFPKVATSFRCPHCTKRLKNNIRFMNHMKHHVELDQQNGEVDGHTICQHCYRQFSTPFQLQCHLENVHSPYESTTKCKICEWAFESEPLFLQHMKDTHKPGEMPYVCQVCQYRSSLYSEVDVHFRMIHEDTRHLLCPYCLKVFKNGSAFQQHYMRHQKRNVYHCNKCRLQFLFAKDKIEHKLQHHKTFRKPKQLEGLKPGTKVTIRASRGQPRAAPVPSSDGPPGSLQEAAPLASSADPLPVFLYPPVQRNVQKRAVRKMSVMGRQTCLECSFEIPDFPNHFPTYVHCSLCRYSTCCSRAYANHMINNHVPRKSPKYLALFKNSVSGSKLACTSCTFVTSVGDAMAKHLVFNPSHRSSSILPRGLTWISHSRHGQTRDRAHDRNLKNLYPPPSFSSNKAATVKSAGVTPAEPEELPAPVAQALPSPASTATPPPTPTHLQTLALPPLAAEEAECLNVDDQDEGSPVTQEPEPASGGGSSSGIGKKEQLSVKKLRVVLFALCCNTEQAAEHFRNPQRRIRRWLRRFQASQGESLEGKYLSLEAEEKLAEWVLTQREQQLPVNEETLFQKATKIGRSLEGGFKISYEWAVRFMLRHHLTPHARRAVAHTLPKDVAENAGLFIEFVQRQIHNQDLSLSMIVAIDEVSLFLDTEVLSSEDRKENALQTVGTGEPWCDVVLAILADGTVLPTLVFYRGQMDQPANVPDSILLEAKESGYSDDEIMELWSTRVWRKHTACQRSKGMLVMDCHRTHLSEEVLAMLSASSTLPAVVPAGCSSKIQPLDVCIKRTVKNFLHKKWKEQAREMGDTACDSDVLLQLVLVWLAEVLGVIGDCPELVQRSFLVASVLPGPDGNMNSPTRNADMQEELIASLEEQLKLSGEQSEEPSASTPRPRSSPEETIEPESLHQLFEGESETESFYGFEEADLDLMEI, encoded by the exons GACAGTACAAAGAAGACTCTTGTCACACTCATTGCCAACAACAATG CTGGCAATTCTTTGGTCCAACAAGGTGGACAGCCGCTCATCCTAACCCAGAATCCAGCCCCAGGTCTTGGTACAATGGTTACTCAACCAGTATTGAGGCCTGTGCAGGTCATGCAGAATGCCAACCATGTGACTAGTTCCCCGGTAGCCTCACAGCCAATATTTATCACTACACAG GGATTTCCTGTAAGAAATGTCCGGCCTGTACAAAATGCAATGAATCAGGTTGGGATTGTGTTGAACGTACAGCAAGGCCAAACGGTTAGACCAATTACACTAGTCCCAG CCCCAGGTACCCAGTTTGTTAAGCCGACAGTTGGCGTCCCACAAGTGTTCTCTCAGATGACCCCTGTGAGGCCAGGCTCCACGATGCCTGTGCGGCCCACCACCAACACCTTCACCACCGTCATCCCAGCCACTCTGACCATTCGAAGCACCGTCCCACAGTCCCAGTCCCAGTCGACCAAGTCCACTCCCAGCACTTCCACCACGCCCACTGCCACACAGCCGACCTCACTGGGGCACCTTGCTGTCCAGCCTCCAGGCCAATCCAGCCAGACTCAGAACCCCAAACTAG ctccctccttcccctctccacCTGCAGTGAGCATTGCCAGCTTTGTCACTGTGAAGCGACCTGGTGTTACAGGTGAAAATAGCAATGAAGTGGCCAAACTGGTGAATACCCTTAACACCATCCCTTCCCTGGGCCAGAGTCCTGGGCCAGTGGTGGTATCCAACAACAGCTCCGCACATGGCTCTCAAAGAACCAGCGGGCCTGAGTCTTCAATGAAAG TGACCTCGCCCATCCCAGTGTTTGACCTCCAGGATGGTGGACGGAAGATATGTCCACAGTGTAATGCTCACTTCCGTGTTACTGAAGCTTTGAGAGGTCACATGTGT TACTGTTGCCCAGAAATGGTTGAAtaccagaagaaaggaaaatctctGGATTCAGAACCCAGTGTCCCATCAGCAGCAAAGCCCCCATCCCCTGAGAAAACAGCTCCTGTTGCTTCCACTCCCTCTTCTACACCTATTCCTGCTCTGTCACCACCTACCAAAGTACCAGAGCCAAATGAGAATGTGGGTGATGCCGTCCAGACCAAGCTCATTATGCTAGTAGATGACTTCTACTATGGCCGGGATGGTGGCACGGTAGCCCAGCTCACAAACTTCCCTAAGGTCGCCACATCTTTCCGATGCCCACATTGTACCAAAAGGCTAAAAAACAACATTCG ATTTATGAACCATATGAAACATCATGTAGAACTTGATCAGCAGAATGGTGAGGTGGATGGTCATACTATCTGCCAGCACTGTTACCGCCAGTTTTCCACTCCTTTCCAGCTCCAGTGCCACTTGGAAAATGTTCATAGTCCCTATGAATCAACTA CCAAGTGCAAGATCTGTGAGTGGGCATTTGAGAGCGAGCCACTGTTTCTCCAGCATATGAAGGACACTCATAAGCCTGGAGAGATGCCTTATGTTTGCCAG GTGTGCCAGTACCGCTCCTCACTCTACTCTGAGGTGGACGTCCACTTTCGGATGATCCATGAAGATACTCGGCACCTGCTCTGCCCTTACTGCTTGAAGGTCTTCAAAAATGGCAGTGCGTTCCAGCAGCATTACATGAGGCACCAG aagAGGAATGTTTATCACTGCAACAAATGCCGGCTACAGTTTCTCTTTGCCAAGGACAAAATCGAACACAAGCTGCAGCACCATAAAACCTTCCGTAAACCCAAGCAGCTGGAAGGCTTGAAACCAGGCACCAAG GTGACAATCCGGGCTTCCCGGGGGCAGCCACGAGCTGCTCCTGTACCCTCCAGTGATGGACCTCCTGGCAGCTTGCAGGAAGCAGCACCACTGGCCTCCTCAGCAGACCCTCTGCCCGTCTTCCTTTACCCCCCTGTGCAGCGCAACGTCCAGAAGAGAGCTGTTAGGAAAAt GAGTGTCATGGGCCGGCAGACGTGTCTGGAGTGCAGCTTTGAGATCCCAGACTTCCCCAATCATTTCCCTACTTACGTTCACTGCTCTCTGTGTCGCTATAGTACCTGCTGTTCTCGAGCTTACGCCAACCACATGATCAA CAATCATGTTCCACGGAAGAGCCCCAAGTATTTGGCTTTGTTTAAAAATTCTGTGAG TGGAAGCAAGCTGGCCTGCACTTCATGTACCTTTGTTACCTCTGTGGGAGATGCCATGGCTAAGCATTTGGTATTCAACCCTTCTCATAGATCCAGTAGCATCCTGCCACGGG GACTCACTTGGATATCTCACTCAAG GCATGGCCAGACTCGTGACCGAGCACACGACCGGAACTTGAAAAACTTgtaccctcctccttccttctcctctaaTAAAGCTGCCACTGTGAAGTCTGCTGGAGTCACCCCAGCTGAGCCTGAAGAGCTGCCAGCTCCTGTGGCCCAGGCACTCCCGTCACCGGCCTCAACTGCaaccccaccacccacccccacgCACCTCCAGACTTTAGCCCTTCCACCCTTGGCTGCGGAGGAGGCCGAATGTCTGAATGTTGACGACCAGGATGAAGGGAGCCCAGTCACCCAGGAGCCTGAGCCAGCGTCAGGGGGTGGTAGTAGCAGTGGCATTGGCAAGAAAGAGCAGCTTTCTGTGAAGAAGCTTCGAGTGGTCCTGTTTGCCCTATGCTGCAACACGGAACAGGCAGCTGAACACTTCCGAAACCCCCAGCGACGCATCCGGCGTTGGCTTCGGCGCTTCCAGGCCTCTCAGGGGGAGAGTCTGGAGGGCAAGTATCTGAGCTTAGAGGCAGAAGAGAAACTGGCTGAGTGGGTGCTGACCCAGCGAGAGCAACAGCTACCTGTAAATGAGGAGACCTTGTTCCAGAAAGCCACCAAAATAGGACGTTCCTTGGAGGGGGGATTTAAGATCTCATACGAGTGGGCTGTGCGTTTCATGCTACGGCACCACCTGACTCCCCACGCACGGCGCGCTGTGGCCCACACTCTACCTAAGGATGTGGCAGAGAATGCAGGactcttcattgaatttgtacaGCGGCAAATTCACAACCAGGACTTGTCCTTGTCCATGATTGTGGCTATTGATGAGGTTTCCTTGTTCCTCGATACAGAGGTACTGAGCAGTGAAGACCGAAAGGAGAATGCCCTGCAGACAGTGGGCACAGGGGAGCCTTGGTGTGACGTGGTGCTGGCCATTCTGGCAGATGGCACTGTCCTCCCTACCCTGGTTTTCTACCGAGGGCAGATGGATCAGCCTGCTAACGTGCCAGACTCTATCTTGCTAGAGGCGAAGGAGAGTGGCTACAGTGACGATGAGATCATGGAGCTGTGGTCAACCCGAGTGTGGCGAAAACACACGGCTTGCCAGCGCAGCAAAGGCATGCTGGTGATGGACTGCCACCGCACTCACTTATCGGAAGAGGTGCTGGCCATGCTTAGTGCCTCTAGCACTTTGCCTGCGGTCGTCCCTGCAGGCTGCAGCTCCAAAATCCAGCCGTTAGATGTATGCATCAAGCGGACTGTCAAGAACTTCCTGCACAAAaagtggaaggagcaggctcGGGAAATGGGAGATACTGCGTGTGATTCTGATGTTCTGCTTCAGTTAGTTCTGGTCTGGCTGGCTGAGGTGCTTGGTGTTATTGGGGACTGTCCAGAGCTAGTTCAgcggtccttcctggtggctagCGTTCTGCCTGGCCCTGATGGCAACATGAACTCACCCACACGAAACGCTGACATGCAGGAGGAGCTAATTGCCTCCCTAGAGGAGCAGCTAAAGCTGAGTGGGGAACAGTCCGAGGAACCCTCAGCTTCCACTCCTCGACCCAGGTCATCTCCGGAAGAGACAATTGAGCCTGAAAGCCTTCACCAGCTCTTTGAGGGTGAAAGCGAGACCGAGTCTTTCTATGGCTTTGAAGAAGCTGACCTAGATCTGATGGAGATTTGA
- the POGZ gene encoding pogo transposable element with ZNF domain isoform X4, giving the protein MADTDLFMECEEEELEPWQKISDVIEDSVVEDYNSVDKTTTAGNSLVQQGGQPLILTQNPAPGLGTMVTQPVLRPVQVMQNANHVTSSPVASQPIFITTQGFPVRNVRPVQNAMNQVGIVLNVQQGQTVRPITLVPAPGTQFVKPTVGVPQVFSQMTPVRPGSTMPVRPTTNTFTTVIPATLTIRSTVPQSQSQSTKSTPSTSTTPTATQPTSLGHLAVQPPGQSSQTQNPKLVSIASFVTVKRPGVTGENSNEVAKLVNTLNTIPSLGQSPGPVVVSNNSSAHGSQRTSGPESSMKVTSPIPVFDLQDGGRKICPQCNAHFRVTEALRGHMCYCCPEMVEYQKKGKSLDSEPSVPSAAKPPSPEKTAPVASTPSSTPIPALSPPTKVPEPNENVGDAVQTKLIMLVDDFYYGRDGGTVAQLTNFPKVATSFRCPHCTKRLKNNIRFMNHMKHHVELDQQNGEVDGHTICQHCYRQFSTPFQLQCHLENVHSPYESTTKCKICEWAFESEPLFLQHMKDTHKPGEMPYVCQVCQYRSSLYSEVDVHFRMIHEDTRHLLCPYCLKVFKNGSAFQQHYMRHQKRNVYHCNKCRLQFLFAKDKIEHKLQHHKTFRKPKQLEGLKPGTKVTIRASRGQPRAAPVPSSDGPPGSLQEAAPLASSADPLPVFLYPPVQRNVQKRAVRKMSVMGRQTCLECSFEIPDFPNHFPTYVHCSLCRYSTCCSRAYANHMINNHVPRKSPKYLALFKNSVSGSKLACTSCTFVTSVGDAMAKHLVFNPSHRSSSILPRGLTWISHSRHGQTRDRAHDRNLKNLYPPPSFSSNKAATVKSAGVTPAEPEELPAPVAQALPSPASTATPPPTPTHLQTLALPPLAAEEAECLNVDDQDEGSPVTQEPEPASGGGSSSGIGKKEQLSVKKLRVVLFALCCNTEQAAEHFRNPQRRIRRWLRRFQASQGESLEGKYLSLEAEEKLAEWVLTQREQQLPVNEETLFQKATKIGRSLEGGFKISYEWAVRFMLRHHLTPHARRAVAHTLPKDVAENAGLFIEFVQRQIHNQDLSLSMIVAIDEVSLFLDTEVLSSEDRKENALQTVGTGEPWCDVVLAILADGTVLPTLVFYRGQMDQPANVPDSILLEAKESGYSDDEIMELWSTRVWRKHTACQRSKGMLVMDCHRTHLSEEVLAMLSASSTLPAVVPAGCSSKIQPLDVCIKRTVKNFLHKKWKEQAREMGDTACDSDVLLQLVLVWLAEVLGVIGDCPELVQRSFLVASVLPGPDGNMNSPTRNADMQEELIASLEEQLKLSGEQSEEPSASTPRPRSSPEETIEPESLHQLFEGESETESFYGFEEADLDLMEI; this is encoded by the exons CTGGCAATTCTTTGGTCCAACAAGGTGGACAGCCGCTCATCCTAACCCAGAATCCAGCCCCAGGTCTTGGTACAATGGTTACTCAACCAGTATTGAGGCCTGTGCAGGTCATGCAGAATGCCAACCATGTGACTAGTTCCCCGGTAGCCTCACAGCCAATATTTATCACTACACAG GGATTTCCTGTAAGAAATGTCCGGCCTGTACAAAATGCAATGAATCAGGTTGGGATTGTGTTGAACGTACAGCAAGGCCAAACGGTTAGACCAATTACACTAGTCCCAG CCCCAGGTACCCAGTTTGTTAAGCCGACAGTTGGCGTCCCACAAGTGTTCTCTCAGATGACCCCTGTGAGGCCAGGCTCCACGATGCCTGTGCGGCCCACCACCAACACCTTCACCACCGTCATCCCAGCCACTCTGACCATTCGAAGCACCGTCCCACAGTCCCAGTCCCAGTCGACCAAGTCCACTCCCAGCACTTCCACCACGCCCACTGCCACACAGCCGACCTCACTGGGGCACCTTGCTGTCCAGCCTCCAGGCCAATCCAGCCAGACTCAGAACCCCAAACTAG TGAGCATTGCCAGCTTTGTCACTGTGAAGCGACCTGGTGTTACAGGTGAAAATAGCAATGAAGTGGCCAAACTGGTGAATACCCTTAACACCATCCCTTCCCTGGGCCAGAGTCCTGGGCCAGTGGTGGTATCCAACAACAGCTCCGCACATGGCTCTCAAAGAACCAGCGGGCCTGAGTCTTCAATGAAAG TGACCTCGCCCATCCCAGTGTTTGACCTCCAGGATGGTGGACGGAAGATATGTCCACAGTGTAATGCTCACTTCCGTGTTACTGAAGCTTTGAGAGGTCACATGTGT TACTGTTGCCCAGAAATGGTTGAAtaccagaagaaaggaaaatctctGGATTCAGAACCCAGTGTCCCATCAGCAGCAAAGCCCCCATCCCCTGAGAAAACAGCTCCTGTTGCTTCCACTCCCTCTTCTACACCTATTCCTGCTCTGTCACCACCTACCAAAGTACCAGAGCCAAATGAGAATGTGGGTGATGCCGTCCAGACCAAGCTCATTATGCTAGTAGATGACTTCTACTATGGCCGGGATGGTGGCACGGTAGCCCAGCTCACAAACTTCCCTAAGGTCGCCACATCTTTCCGATGCCCACATTGTACCAAAAGGCTAAAAAACAACATTCG ATTTATGAACCATATGAAACATCATGTAGAACTTGATCAGCAGAATGGTGAGGTGGATGGTCATACTATCTGCCAGCACTGTTACCGCCAGTTTTCCACTCCTTTCCAGCTCCAGTGCCACTTGGAAAATGTTCATAGTCCCTATGAATCAACTA CCAAGTGCAAGATCTGTGAGTGGGCATTTGAGAGCGAGCCACTGTTTCTCCAGCATATGAAGGACACTCATAAGCCTGGAGAGATGCCTTATGTTTGCCAG GTGTGCCAGTACCGCTCCTCACTCTACTCTGAGGTGGACGTCCACTTTCGGATGATCCATGAAGATACTCGGCACCTGCTCTGCCCTTACTGCTTGAAGGTCTTCAAAAATGGCAGTGCGTTCCAGCAGCATTACATGAGGCACCAG aagAGGAATGTTTATCACTGCAACAAATGCCGGCTACAGTTTCTCTTTGCCAAGGACAAAATCGAACACAAGCTGCAGCACCATAAAACCTTCCGTAAACCCAAGCAGCTGGAAGGCTTGAAACCAGGCACCAAG GTGACAATCCGGGCTTCCCGGGGGCAGCCACGAGCTGCTCCTGTACCCTCCAGTGATGGACCTCCTGGCAGCTTGCAGGAAGCAGCACCACTGGCCTCCTCAGCAGACCCTCTGCCCGTCTTCCTTTACCCCCCTGTGCAGCGCAACGTCCAGAAGAGAGCTGTTAGGAAAAt GAGTGTCATGGGCCGGCAGACGTGTCTGGAGTGCAGCTTTGAGATCCCAGACTTCCCCAATCATTTCCCTACTTACGTTCACTGCTCTCTGTGTCGCTATAGTACCTGCTGTTCTCGAGCTTACGCCAACCACATGATCAA CAATCATGTTCCACGGAAGAGCCCCAAGTATTTGGCTTTGTTTAAAAATTCTGTGAG TGGAAGCAAGCTGGCCTGCACTTCATGTACCTTTGTTACCTCTGTGGGAGATGCCATGGCTAAGCATTTGGTATTCAACCCTTCTCATAGATCCAGTAGCATCCTGCCACGGG GACTCACTTGGATATCTCACTCAAG GCATGGCCAGACTCGTGACCGAGCACACGACCGGAACTTGAAAAACTTgtaccctcctccttccttctcctctaaTAAAGCTGCCACTGTGAAGTCTGCTGGAGTCACCCCAGCTGAGCCTGAAGAGCTGCCAGCTCCTGTGGCCCAGGCACTCCCGTCACCGGCCTCAACTGCaaccccaccacccacccccacgCACCTCCAGACTTTAGCCCTTCCACCCTTGGCTGCGGAGGAGGCCGAATGTCTGAATGTTGACGACCAGGATGAAGGGAGCCCAGTCACCCAGGAGCCTGAGCCAGCGTCAGGGGGTGGTAGTAGCAGTGGCATTGGCAAGAAAGAGCAGCTTTCTGTGAAGAAGCTTCGAGTGGTCCTGTTTGCCCTATGCTGCAACACGGAACAGGCAGCTGAACACTTCCGAAACCCCCAGCGACGCATCCGGCGTTGGCTTCGGCGCTTCCAGGCCTCTCAGGGGGAGAGTCTGGAGGGCAAGTATCTGAGCTTAGAGGCAGAAGAGAAACTGGCTGAGTGGGTGCTGACCCAGCGAGAGCAACAGCTACCTGTAAATGAGGAGACCTTGTTCCAGAAAGCCACCAAAATAGGACGTTCCTTGGAGGGGGGATTTAAGATCTCATACGAGTGGGCTGTGCGTTTCATGCTACGGCACCACCTGACTCCCCACGCACGGCGCGCTGTGGCCCACACTCTACCTAAGGATGTGGCAGAGAATGCAGGactcttcattgaatttgtacaGCGGCAAATTCACAACCAGGACTTGTCCTTGTCCATGATTGTGGCTATTGATGAGGTTTCCTTGTTCCTCGATACAGAGGTACTGAGCAGTGAAGACCGAAAGGAGAATGCCCTGCAGACAGTGGGCACAGGGGAGCCTTGGTGTGACGTGGTGCTGGCCATTCTGGCAGATGGCACTGTCCTCCCTACCCTGGTTTTCTACCGAGGGCAGATGGATCAGCCTGCTAACGTGCCAGACTCTATCTTGCTAGAGGCGAAGGAGAGTGGCTACAGTGACGATGAGATCATGGAGCTGTGGTCAACCCGAGTGTGGCGAAAACACACGGCTTGCCAGCGCAGCAAAGGCATGCTGGTGATGGACTGCCACCGCACTCACTTATCGGAAGAGGTGCTGGCCATGCTTAGTGCCTCTAGCACTTTGCCTGCGGTCGTCCCTGCAGGCTGCAGCTCCAAAATCCAGCCGTTAGATGTATGCATCAAGCGGACTGTCAAGAACTTCCTGCACAAAaagtggaaggagcaggctcGGGAAATGGGAGATACTGCGTGTGATTCTGATGTTCTGCTTCAGTTAGTTCTGGTCTGGCTGGCTGAGGTGCTTGGTGTTATTGGGGACTGTCCAGAGCTAGTTCAgcggtccttcctggtggctagCGTTCTGCCTGGCCCTGATGGCAACATGAACTCACCCACACGAAACGCTGACATGCAGGAGGAGCTAATTGCCTCCCTAGAGGAGCAGCTAAAGCTGAGTGGGGAACAGTCCGAGGAACCCTCAGCTTCCACTCCTCGACCCAGGTCATCTCCGGAAGAGACAATTGAGCCTGAAAGCCTTCACCAGCTCTTTGAGGGTGAAAGCGAGACCGAGTCTTTCTATGGCTTTGAAGAAGCTGACCTAGATCTGATGGAGATTTGA